The following proteins come from a genomic window of Eulemur rufifrons isolate Redbay chromosome 24, OSU_ERuf_1, whole genome shotgun sequence:
- the FXYD1 gene encoding phospholemman isoform X2, which yields MVSLSYILVLCVGLLTTANAEAPKEHDPFTYDYQSLRIGGLIIAGILFVLGILIVLSKRCRCKFNQQQRTGEPDEEEGTFRSSIRRLSSRRR from the exons ATGGTGTCTCTCAGCTACATCTTGGTCCTCTGTGTGGGTCTCCTCACCACGGCCAATGCAG AAGCTCCAAAGGAACACGATCCATTCACCTATG ACTACCAATCCCTGCGGATCGGAGGCCTCATCATCGCGGGGATCCTTTTCGTGCTGGGCATCCTCATCGTGCTCA gcaaaAGATGCCGGTGCAAATTCAACCAGCAGCAGAG GACCGGGGAACCTGATGAAGAGGAGGGAACTTTCCGCAGCTCCATCCGCC GTCTGTCCAGCCGCAGGCGGTAG
- the FXYD1 gene encoding phospholemman isoform X1 — protein MVACAGRIPPGIMVSLSYILVLCVGLLTTANAEAPKEHDPFTYDYQSLRIGGLIIAGILFVLGILIVLSKRCRCKFNQQQRTGEPDEEEGTFRSSIRRLSSRRR, from the exons ATGGTGGCCTGCGCCGGGCGAATTCCTCCAGG GATAATGGTGTCTCTCAGCTACATCTTGGTCCTCTGTGTGGGTCTCCTCACCACGGCCAATGCAG AAGCTCCAAAGGAACACGATCCATTCACCTATG ACTACCAATCCCTGCGGATCGGAGGCCTCATCATCGCGGGGATCCTTTTCGTGCTGGGCATCCTCATCGTGCTCA gcaaaAGATGCCGGTGCAAATTCAACCAGCAGCAGAG GACCGGGGAACCTGATGAAGAGGAGGGAACTTTCCGCAGCTCCATCCGCC GTCTGTCCAGCCGCAGGCGGTAG
- the FXYD7 gene encoding FXYD domain-containing ion transport regulator 7, translated as MATPTQTPTNAPEEPDPFYYDYNTVQTVGMTLATILFLLGILIIISKKVKCRKADSRSESPTCKSCKSELPSSAPGGGGV; from the exons ATGGCGACCCCGACCCAGACCCCCACAAACG CTCCTGAGGAACCTGACCCATTTTACTATG ACTACAACACGGTGCAGACTGTGGGCATGACTCTGGCCACCATATTGTTCCTGCTGGGCATCCTCATCATCATCA GCAAGAAGGTCAAGTGCAGGAAGGCGGACTCCAGGTCTGAGAG CCCAACATGCAAATCCTGTAAGTCGGAGCTTCCCTCCTCAG